A genome region from Chryseobacterium sp. G0186 includes the following:
- a CDS encoding four helix bundle protein, with protein MHNFRELEVWKKSILLCKHYYIISKDFPKDELFGLTSQSRRSLYSIPSNIAEGAGRDTNPQFCQFLNIALGSSFEFETQIIIAYDLEFIKKDDFDLLLSEIKHVQNMIIKLKQNYSK; from the coding sequence ATGCATAATTTCAGGGAATTGGAAGTTTGGAAGAAATCTATTTTGCTTTGCAAGCACTATTATATTATTTCAAAAGACTTTCCTAAAGACGAGTTATTCGGGTTGACCTCACAGTCAAGAAGAAGTCTTTATTCAATTCCATCGAATATTGCAGAGGGAGCAGGAAGAGATACCAATCCTCAATTTTGTCAATTTTTAAACATTGCATTAGGTTCTTCTTTTGAATTTGAAACTCAAATTATAATCGCTTATGATTTAGAATTCATTAAAAAAGATGATTTTGATTTATTACTATCCGAAATCAAACATGTTCAAAACATGATAATCAAATTAAAACAAAATTATTCAAAATAG
- a CDS encoding 3-hydroxyacyl-CoA dehydrogenase/enoyl-CoA hydratase family protein translates to MKRRIKHVTVLGSGIMGSGIAAHFANIGVEVSLLDIVPFELTEAEQKKGLTKDDKVVRNRIATENFEKLKKASPALLYSPKFADRIKVGNFDDDLPKIKNTDWIIEVVVERLDIKKSVYEKIEQFRKPGTLISSNTSGIPIHFLTEGRSDDFKKYFAGTHFFNPVRYLPLLEIIPTNDTDPEIIDFYMNYGAKFLGKTTVLAKDTPAFIANRIGVFSMMDLLHNVQKLGLTVSDVDKLTGPVIGRPKSATFRTADVVGLDTLVMVANGVRQSGAEANDFNDVFALPAYIQKMMDNKWLGSKTEQGFYKKVKNAEGKSEIHGLNLDTLEYELQGKSSFPTLELTKAIDKPIDRFKVLIGGKDKAGELYRKSLGALFAYVSHKVPEISDEVYKIDDAMRAGFGWENGPFEIWDAVGVQKGIELAKDAGYEVSDWVKNVETFYKVNDEGQSIYVDKNSGEYNKIPGQDAFIILDNIRKNKTLWSNSGAAIEDLGDGIINFEIRSKMNSLGGEVLDGLNRAIDLAEKEYDGLVVGNQGTNFSVGANLAMILMMAIEQDWDDLNMAIAYFQKTMMRVRYSSIPVVVAPHGMTLGGGCEMTMHADRVVAAAETYIGLVETGVGVIPGGGGTKELTLRTSREFHSDDVKNNRLREAFMNIAMGKVATSAYEAYDMGILEKGKDIVSVSKNRQIAEAKKVAKLLAEQGYTQPIEQKVKVLGKDALGMFYVGTDQMLTGNYISAHDKKIADKLANVMVGGNLSEPTVVTEQYLLNLERETFLQLCGERKTLERIQYMLQNGKPLRN, encoded by the coding sequence ATGAAAAGAAGAATCAAACATGTAACGGTTCTTGGTTCAGGAATTATGGGTAGCGGTATCGCAGCTCACTTCGCCAACATCGGTGTAGAAGTGTCACTTTTGGATATTGTACCTTTTGAACTGACCGAAGCTGAACAGAAAAAAGGTTTGACCAAAGATGATAAGGTAGTAAGAAACAGAATTGCTACTGAAAACTTTGAAAAACTTAAAAAAGCTAGCCCTGCACTTCTTTATTCACCAAAGTTTGCAGACAGAATCAAGGTAGGAAACTTCGATGACGATCTGCCGAAAATAAAAAATACAGACTGGATCATTGAAGTAGTAGTAGAAAGACTTGACATTAAAAAGTCAGTATATGAAAAGATTGAGCAGTTCAGAAAGCCGGGTACCCTAATTTCTTCTAATACATCCGGGATTCCTATTCATTTTCTGACTGAAGGAAGAAGTGATGACTTCAAAAAATATTTTGCAGGAACACACTTTTTTAACCCTGTAAGATATCTTCCTCTTCTTGAGATTATCCCTACAAACGATACAGATCCTGAAATCATTGATTTCTACATGAATTATGGAGCTAAATTCCTAGGTAAAACTACCGTTTTAGCTAAGGATACTCCTGCTTTCATCGCCAACAGAATCGGGGTATTCTCCATGATGGATCTTCTTCATAATGTACAAAAGCTGGGACTTACAGTTTCAGATGTAGATAAATTAACAGGTCCGGTAATCGGACGTCCAAAGTCTGCAACATTCAGAACTGCTGACGTTGTAGGTCTTGATACTCTGGTAATGGTAGCCAACGGAGTTCGTCAGAGCGGTGCTGAAGCCAATGACTTCAATGATGTATTTGCTCTTCCTGCCTATATCCAAAAAATGATGGATAACAAATGGCTAGGTTCAAAAACAGAACAAGGATTCTATAAAAAAGTGAAGAATGCAGAGGGTAAGTCTGAAATTCACGGATTGAATCTTGATACTTTAGAATATGAACTTCAGGGAAAATCTTCTTTCCCTACCCTGGAATTAACAAAAGCTATTGATAAACCGATTGACAGATTCAAGGTATTAATCGGAGGAAAAGATAAAGCTGGTGAATTATACAGAAAATCTTTAGGGGCATTGTTTGCTTATGTTTCTCATAAAGTTCCTGAAATTTCTGATGAGGTCTATAAAATTGATGATGCCATGAGAGCAGGATTCGGTTGGGAAAACGGACCATTTGAAATCTGGGATGCCGTAGGGGTTCAAAAAGGTATTGAATTGGCTAAAGATGCCGGCTATGAAGTTTCAGACTGGGTGAAAAATGTAGAGACTTTCTATAAAGTTAATGATGAAGGCCAAAGTATCTATGTTGATAAAAACTCAGGAGAATATAACAAGATCCCAGGACAGGATGCATTCATTATTCTTGATAATATCAGAAAGAACAAAACTCTTTGGAGCAATTCTGGAGCTGCTATAGAAGATTTAGGTGATGGTATCATCAACTTCGAAATCCGTTCAAAAATGAATTCCCTTGGAGGCGAAGTTCTTGATGGATTAAACAGAGCCATCGATTTAGCAGAAAAAGAATACGACGGACTTGTGGTAGGTAACCAAGGCACTAACTTCTCTGTGGGAGCTAACCTTGCCATGATCCTTATGATGGCTATTGAGCAGGATTGGGATGATTTGAATATGGCGATCGCTTACTTCCAAAAAACGATGATGAGAGTTCGTTACTCCTCTATTCCTGTCGTAGTTGCTCCTCACGGAATGACTTTAGGAGGAGGTTGTGAAATGACCATGCATGCAGACCGAGTGGTTGCCGCAGCAGAAACATACATCGGACTGGTAGAAACCGGAGTGGGTGTAATTCCTGGTGGTGGTGGTACAAAGGAACTTACTTTAAGAACTTCCAGAGAATTCCACAGTGATGATGTTAAAAACAACAGACTTCGTGAAGCGTTCATGAATATCGCCATGGGTAAAGTTGCTACTTCAGCATACGAAGCCTACGACATGGGAATCCTTGAAAAAGGGAAAGACATTGTTTCCGTAAGCAAAAACAGACAGATTGCAGAAGCTAAAAAGGTAGCAAAACTATTAGCAGAACAAGGCTATACCCAACCTATCGAACAAAAGGTAAAAGTTCTTGGTAAAGATGCTTTGGGGATGTTCTATGTAGGAACAGACCAAATGCTCACCGGAAACTATATTTCTGCACACGATAAGAAAATTGCTGATAAACTAGCCAACGTAATGGTCGGAGGAAACTTATCTGAACCTACAGTTGTTACTGAACAATATCTATTGAATCTTGAAAGAGAAACTTTCCTTCAACTTTGTGGTGAAAGAAAAACATTGGAAAGAATTCAGTACATGTTGCAAAATGGGAAGCCATTAAGAAATTAA
- a CDS encoding MarR family winged helix-turn-helix transcriptional regulator: MDDNNKEKIENVDLILKQTWLAVSKMYTELAQEHDSTAVQALTLLKIDPKEGTRSTNLGPKMAIEPTSLTRIIKLLEDNGYIYKEKTTADKREVIIKLTDKGLNSRNMSKEVVVNFNKKVMEKIAPEKLETFKDVMTEIMKIANELLNNRK, encoded by the coding sequence ATGGATGACAATAACAAGGAAAAAATAGAAAACGTAGACTTAATTTTAAAGCAGACTTGGTTGGCTGTTTCAAAAATGTACACCGAACTGGCTCAGGAACATGATTCCACAGCAGTACAGGCCCTTACCCTTCTTAAAATTGATCCCAAGGAAGGAACACGAAGCACCAATCTCGGTCCCAAGATGGCTATAGAGCCTACTTCTTTAACGAGAATCATTAAACTTCTTGAAGATAACGGTTATATTTATAAGGAAAAAACCACCGCTGATAAAAGAGAGGTGATTATCAAACTTACAGATAAAGGATTAAACTCCAGAAACATGTCAAAGGAAGTGGTCGTCAATTTTAATAAAAAAGTGATGGAAAAGATTGCTCCTGAGAAGCTGGAAACCTTTAAGGATGTCATGACTGAGATCATGAAGATCGCCAACGAACTTTTAAATAACAGAAAATAA
- a CDS encoding ABC transporter ATP-binding protein: protein MHLQINQANIGYNKSLISNTNAGLKLGDVCLLIGNNGVGKTTLIKSILHQIPLLEGEILINGKNVKKLSVKEIAESIAIVFSKSIVPQHYTVEDLISLGKYIYYPFYFELKKEDREEVTHIIEELDLNQYRYTLLKNLSDGNLQKAFIGRAITQNSPIIILDEPTTHLDEKNKIIILKTLRKLAKEQNKLILFSSHDWRLAKEFADKIWYVKDTQLHTGIVEDVLLQHDELTNASLFQMHENFIPPHILAPQVQKEMLYSLLQKNFQKDLSSFNFEFQDGFWVITNDSLKHQCESYEEIINFIVNIY from the coding sequence ATGCACCTACAAATCAATCAAGCCAACATCGGTTACAATAAAAGCTTAATTTCAAATACAAACGCAGGTTTGAAGCTTGGTGATGTATGCTTATTGATTGGAAATAACGGGGTAGGAAAAACAACTTTAATTAAATCCATTCTTCATCAGATCCCACTATTGGAGGGAGAAATTTTAATTAATGGGAAAAATGTAAAAAAACTTTCTGTAAAAGAAATTGCTGAAAGTATTGCTATCGTCTTTTCAAAATCAATTGTACCCCAACATTACACGGTTGAAGACCTTATTTCACTCGGAAAGTATATCTACTACCCTTTTTACTTTGAACTAAAAAAGGAAGATCGTGAGGAGGTTACTCATATCATTGAAGAGCTGGACCTAAATCAATACAGATATACTTTACTTAAGAATCTTTCGGACGGAAATCTCCAAAAAGCATTTATTGGCAGAGCGATTACCCAGAACTCTCCTATCATTATTCTGGATGAACCAACCACCCATTTGGATGAGAAAAATAAAATCATCATCCTTAAAACATTGAGAAAACTGGCCAAGGAACAAAATAAACTGATTTTATTCTCTTCTCATGACTGGCGACTGGCCAAGGAATTTGCAGACAAGATATGGTATGTAAAAGATACACAACTACATACTGGAATTGTGGAAGATGTCTTGCTTCAGCATGATGAATTGACCAATGCATCTTTATTTCAAATGCATGAAAACTTCATTCCGCCACACATTTTGGCTCCCCAGGTTCAGAAAGAAATGCTCTATTCCCTACTCCAAAAAAACTTCCAAAAAGATCTTTCTTCCTTTAATTTTGAATTTCAGGATGGTTTTTGGGTAATTACTAATGATTCCTTAAAGCATCAATGTGAATCTTACGAAGAAATCATCAATTTCATTGTAAACATTTATTAA
- a CDS encoding GxxExxY protein has protein sequence MTENELSKIVFEAGLKIHKKLGAGLFEHVYEKCLFYELKKSGFSVEKQKLLPIIYEDLKIENAFRLDMIIENKVILEIKTVDYINPTHKAQLLTYLKMTDCKLGLLLNFQSDVFKNGVTRIVNHL, from the coding sequence ATGACAGAAAATGAATTATCAAAAATTGTTTTTGAAGCAGGCCTAAAGATTCATAAAAAGCTTGGCGCAGGATTATTTGAACATGTTTATGAAAAATGTTTATTCTATGAATTGAAAAAATCAGGATTTTCAGTAGAAAAACAAAAATTACTCCCTATTATTTATGAAGATTTAAAGATTGAAAATGCTTTCAGGCTCGATATGATTATTGAGAATAAAGTTATTTTAGAAATAAAAACAGTAGACTACATAAATCCAACTCATAAAGCACAGCTTTTAACGTATTTAAAAATGACAGATTGTAAACTAGGCCTACTACTCAACTTTCAATCTGATGTATTTAAAAATGGAGTAACAAGAATAGTAAATCATTTATAA
- a CDS encoding iron ABC transporter permease, with translation MSKRFKILCLILVIAIIVSAVINLNTGFLSLSLQDFFQDSAQSQIAEIRINRVLVMLLAGISIPTSGFLMQEYFQNPLAGPDILGITSVASLSVAFYIFFSHNILLPEFLQNSFLSLSAIGGSLVLMLVLLSMSNKFQDKSYLIIFGFLVSAFAGAIVSLLQFYAENQSLKNYILWSFGANNMVTRNQIYVLSILVLIGLFFCFKSIKPLIGNSLGTSYAQSLGVNLRQLKLLIIVASSLLSASITAFLGPILFIGIIVPHFCRLIYNPSKLWQQWILNIFLGMLIMLFFSVIAEKTQIPLNVISSVFGIPVILVMLLKQNKV, from the coding sequence ATGTCTAAAAGATTTAAAATCCTGTGTTTAATATTAGTGATTGCAATTATTGTGAGTGCTGTCATTAATTTGAACACAGGGTTTTTGAGTTTAAGTCTACAGGATTTCTTTCAGGATTCCGCACAAAGCCAGATTGCTGAGATTCGTATTAACCGTGTTTTAGTGATGCTATTGGCTGGAATTTCAATTCCTACTTCCGGATTTCTGATGCAGGAATATTTTCAAAATCCTCTGGCAGGACCTGATATATTAGGAATTACATCCGTTGCCAGCTTATCTGTAGCATTCTATATATTTTTCTCCCATAATATTCTGCTTCCTGAATTTCTGCAGAACAGTTTCCTGAGTTTATCAGCCATTGGAGGAAGTTTAGTCTTGATGTTGGTTCTCTTATCGATGTCCAATAAATTCCAGGACAAATCCTACCTTATTATCTTTGGGTTTCTGGTATCTGCCTTTGCAGGGGCAATCGTTTCCCTATTACAGTTTTATGCAGAAAATCAAAGCTTAAAAAACTATATTTTATGGTCTTTTGGTGCCAATAATATGGTCACCAGAAATCAGATTTATGTGTTGTCAATCTTGGTATTGATTGGATTATTCTTCTGTTTTAAATCTATTAAACCTTTAATTGGAAATTCTTTGGGAACCTCTTATGCGCAAAGTTTGGGCGTAAACTTAAGGCAATTAAAACTTCTGATTATAGTAGCCTCTTCCCTACTTTCCGCTTCTATCACTGCATTTTTGGGACCTATTTTATTTATCGGAATTATTGTTCCCCATTTCTGTCGATTAATCTATAATCCATCCAAATTATGGCAACAATGGATCCTGAACATTTTTCTGGGGATGCTGATCATGTTGTTTTTCTCAGTCATTGCAGAAAAAACACAAATCCCTTTGAATGTAATAAGCTCCGTATTTGGAATCCCTGTAATTCTTGTGATGCTATTGAAGCAAAATAAAGTATAG
- a CDS encoding TlpA family protein disulfide reductase encodes MKKIILSTFILTALYSCKKESQKTEDTPATDSLAVTQNTTASGATYVPKELSPENIGQHLAKNNDTLYVTNFFATWCGPCMKEIPSFKNKMQELKDKPVKFTFVNLDDKNDWDTAVKDFVVENNLGRNVILLDGQKLDQNFFSNNFKQWDGGSIPFTFMRKGDKTDEYLGMMTEEVLNSKIDAFLK; translated from the coding sequence ATGAAGAAGATAATTTTATCCACGTTCATTCTAACTGCTCTTTACAGCTGTAAAAAAGAAAGTCAGAAAACAGAAGATACTCCCGCTACAGACTCACTTGCTGTGACTCAAAACACAACAGCATCAGGAGCGACCTATGTTCCCAAAGAACTTTCTCCAGAAAATATAGGTCAGCATCTGGCAAAAAATAATGACACTTTATACGTGACTAACTTCTTTGCAACTTGGTGTGGTCCATGCATGAAAGAGATCCCAAGTTTCAAAAATAAAATGCAGGAATTAAAAGACAAACCTGTAAAATTCACTTTTGTGAATCTTGATGACAAAAATGACTGGGATACTGCTGTTAAAGATTTTGTAGTAGAAAATAACCTTGGCCGTAACGTTATTTTACTGGATGGTCAAAAATTAGATCAGAACTTCTTCTCCAACAACTTCAAGCAATGGGATGGAGGTTCAATTCCATTTACATTCATGAGAAAAGGAGATAAAACGGATGAATATCTGGGAATGATGACAGAAGAGGTATTGAACTCTAAAATTGATGCTTTTTTAAAATAA
- a CDS encoding ferredoxin--NADP reductase encodes MEEQIYKGKLIQFHPLKIAKKVELTKNTFSLEFDIPENLRENFKFEAGQFVSVKFHSHGKEVINDYSMTSAPYEEKICLGIKVNSAEGATFQLFKNYNVGDELQVSEPAGRFTLVSKPSEFRTIVAFAAGIGITPILSHFKNILHNEPRTRLFLFFGNKNSEDLIYRDLLDNLARTCGDRLQIFYFFSQEKTADQFFYGRLDEKKLHLIINQILHLDDTDEESTIWDAVDEVLICGKGEMIKTLANACYHHGIPKRNIHFELFEEYNDDIYPVEKEFPLIENIEVEFTMLGKKYTTQLPDNKDRILQQLLLQKFPVPYSCKSGICGSCECSLEEGEVELLENEYLTEKEENQGHILACMSIVKSRKIKLNFDLS; translated from the coding sequence ATGGAAGAACAAATCTATAAAGGGAAACTGATACAGTTTCATCCGTTAAAAATAGCGAAAAAGGTAGAGCTGACCAAAAATACTTTTTCTCTGGAGTTCGATATTCCTGAGAATTTGAGAGAAAACTTTAAGTTTGAAGCAGGTCAGTTTGTTAGTGTTAAATTTCATTCGCATGGTAAAGAGGTTATTAATGATTATTCAATGACTTCTGCGCCTTATGAGGAGAAAATATGCCTGGGAATCAAAGTTAATTCTGCCGAGGGAGCTACTTTTCAACTGTTTAAGAACTATAATGTTGGAGATGAGCTTCAGGTAAGCGAACCTGCGGGTAGATTTACCTTGGTGTCTAAACCGAGTGAATTCAGAACGATTGTTGCATTTGCTGCCGGTATTGGAATTACTCCTATTTTAAGCCATTTTAAAAATATTCTTCATAACGAACCCAGAACGAGACTGTTTTTGTTTTTTGGAAATAAAAATTCAGAGGATTTAATTTATAGGGATCTGTTAGATAATCTTGCCCGAACCTGTGGGGACAGGCTCCAGATCTTTTATTTTTTTTCACAGGAGAAAACAGCGGATCAGTTTTTCTATGGCAGGCTGGATGAAAAGAAACTACATTTAATCATCAATCAAATTCTTCATTTGGATGATACAGATGAAGAATCTACAATTTGGGATGCTGTAGATGAAGTTCTTATCTGTGGAAAAGGTGAGATGATCAAGACGTTGGCAAATGCCTGCTATCATCATGGAATTCCGAAAAGAAATATTCATTTTGAACTTTTTGAAGAATACAATGATGATATTTATCCTGTAGAAAAAGAATTTCCACTTATTGAAAATATAGAAGTGGAATTTACCATGCTCGGAAAAAAATATACGACTCAACTTCCTGATAATAAGGATAGAATTCTGCAACAACTCCTGCTCCAAAAATTCCCGGTACCTTATTCCTGCAAGTCCGGAATCTGTGGAAGTTGTGAATGTTCCTTGGAAGAGGGAGAAGTGGAACTGCTAGAGAATGAGTATCTTACAGAAAAAGAAGAAAATCAAGGACATATACTGGCTTGCATGTCAATTGTGAAAAGTAGAAAAATAAAGCTTAACTTTGATCTTAGTTGA
- a CDS encoding vancomycin high temperature exclusion protein, whose product MICFCNVWVFGLTNGRTYTKISKIPPREIALVLGTSPKMRSGVSNPYFTKRMDAASLLYHHGKIKKIIVSGEKSKGYNEPAAMKNYLIYQEGVPEDIIIEDPKGFNTYKSILRCKDVYKKKNVIIVSQGFHNLRALFFARNNDMNALGFDAQDVTKPESFYRNQAREILARVIAVVYFILGVSPD is encoded by the coding sequence ATGATATGCTTCTGTAATGTGTGGGTTTTCGGACTTACCAATGGACGTACCTATACTAAAATATCTAAAATTCCACCCAGGGAAATTGCCTTGGTCCTGGGAACTTCTCCAAAAATGAGATCCGGAGTTTCAAATCCTTATTTTACCAAAAGAATGGATGCGGCATCTCTTCTTTATCATCATGGAAAGATCAAAAAGATTATTGTAAGTGGTGAGAAAAGTAAAGGCTATAATGAGCCTGCTGCGATGAAAAACTATCTGATTTACCAGGAAGGTGTTCCTGAAGATATCATTATTGAAGATCCGAAAGGGTTCAATACCTATAAAAGTATTCTTCGGTGTAAGGATGTTTATAAAAAGAAAAATGTAATTATTGTTTCCCAGGGATTTCATAATCTTCGTGCCTTATTTTTTGCAAGAAATAATGATATGAATGCGTTGGGATTTGATGCTCAGGATGTCACAAAACCTGAAAGTTTCTACAGAAATCAGGCGAGGGAGATCCTCGCCCGTGTTATCGCTGTAGTTTATTTTATTTTGGGTGTATCTCCGGATTAG
- a CDS encoding BamA/TamA family outer membrane protein has translation MSCKHYKNSPQKYYKIISFATFVGLLYACSTTKKVPDGEYLLTQNKFEFEGKREFFDEELKDYVQQKPNKKQVLFMPLGLMFYNMANPKYDTILNEYMTYPGEMRNQKLRDSLFIKYNMKNSVGKNLFFDRLMHSWGSPPVILDQTRSEKSAESIKKRLTYRGFWDAEVKYRHDLDSSSKKAAVNYFIKHNEPTRIKDYYYNIPDQGIKGYYTHNLHRSLIRSGQILDQTTLEKEVTRITDLMREFGFYRFNASNDEVYFVADSLKSKKQVPLTLEIHKDSLDRPYKVATFGNIDVAIVDEPGDYPKNTVKDSLRRIRFHKMNNNYKTSSLWRAIIADSKQVFDQKKLDVTKRNLMSMNNFSIVKARDSLRQGGMSSPNDSIVDVLYVLKPLPKYELKVGTDVNYSQVLNLGVSPSVDLTTRNVFRGAENLFTSISGTFGSIRSTKDIDKRTTAYEISAQASLNFPRLLLPFNYYKFMPKRYTPTSSILLGASIQNNIGLGRVNFNTGLNYQANINEQVYHKLTLFNTQVSLTKNKDAYYDYFPNDERIKDDIFNNYFAFNAETQQEQQDYLNGKLSIEEVSKRIIQNEPYRNSLDQKGTDLLTAFRGTLVNKDRQTQDVLISSMIYNFVYNEIGKKDYPNAFYFNGKVELAGNLLSLFNKKDDGGGLVTGPQRTIFGIPYAQFVKFDVDVRKYFKFNGNQTLVLRQFVGVGIPYGNSEDMPIIKSYFNGGSNDIRAWVAFGGLGPADSQVDERVRTYMTDNVKLTTNIEYRIPFNKMYEGALFTDIGNTWSLRNYNDGYGDEFKFNKFLGQVGVGSGFGLRINVAYITFRLDFAYKMYDPNKAEGDRWRIKNFQPFKPTVNFAFGYPF, from the coding sequence ATGAGCTGTAAGCATTATAAGAATTCTCCTCAAAAATATTATAAAATTATCTCATTTGCAACATTTGTTGGTCTCCTTTATGCTTGTAGTACGACAAAAAAAGTTCCGGACGGCGAATATCTCCTCACTCAGAACAAATTTGAGTTCGAAGGGAAGAGAGAATTTTTCGATGAAGAACTAAAAGATTACGTTCAACAGAAGCCTAACAAAAAGCAGGTTCTTTTTATGCCATTAGGTCTGATGTTCTACAACATGGCCAATCCAAAATATGACACTATCCTTAATGAATATATGACCTACCCCGGCGAAATGAGAAATCAGAAGCTAAGGGATTCATTATTTATTAAGTATAATATGAAAAACAGTGTTGGAAAGAATCTTTTCTTTGACCGTTTGATGCATAGCTGGGGATCTCCACCTGTTATTTTGGATCAAACCAGAAGTGAAAAAAGTGCAGAATCCATCAAAAAAAGATTAACCTATAGAGGATTTTGGGATGCAGAAGTAAAATACAGACATGATTTAGACTCTTCTTCCAAAAAAGCAGCGGTAAACTATTTCATCAAACATAACGAACCTACCCGTATTAAGGATTATTATTATAATATTCCTGACCAGGGAATTAAAGGATATTATACCCATAATCTTCATAGAAGCCTTATCAGATCAGGCCAGATCCTTGATCAGACAACTCTTGAAAAAGAAGTTACAAGGATTACTGATCTGATGCGGGAATTTGGATTTTATAGATTTAATGCATCCAATGATGAGGTTTATTTTGTTGCCGATTCCCTGAAAAGCAAAAAACAGGTTCCGCTTACTCTCGAAATTCATAAAGATTCACTGGATCGTCCTTATAAGGTGGCTACTTTCGGAAATATTGATGTTGCCATTGTAGATGAACCGGGTGATTACCCTAAAAATACGGTTAAGGATAGCTTAAGGAGAATAAGATTCCATAAGATGAACAATAATTACAAAACATCATCATTATGGAGAGCCATTATTGCAGACAGCAAACAGGTTTTTGACCAAAAGAAACTGGACGTAACCAAAAGGAATCTTATGTCTATGAACAATTTCAGTATTGTAAAGGCAAGAGACTCTTTAAGACAAGGAGGAATGTCATCACCTAATGATAGTATTGTAGATGTTTTATACGTACTAAAACCCCTTCCGAAGTATGAACTTAAAGTAGGAACGGATGTCAACTATTCCCAGGTATTGAATCTTGGGGTCTCCCCCTCTGTGGATCTTACCACCCGAAATGTTTTCCGAGGGGCAGAAAACCTTTTTACCAGTATTTCCGGTACATTTGGATCCATAAGAAGTACTAAGGACATTGATAAGAGAACTACAGCCTACGAAATATCTGCTCAGGCATCACTTAACTTCCCAAGACTGTTACTCCCTTTTAATTATTATAAATTTATGCCTAAAAGGTATACTCCTACATCATCCATTTTATTGGGAGCATCCATACAGAATAATATCGGTTTGGGCAGGGTTAACTTTAATACCGGATTAAATTATCAGGCTAATATTAATGAACAGGTATACCACAAACTGACTTTATTTAATACCCAAGTCAGTTTAACAAAGAATAAAGATGCCTATTATGACTACTTTCCTAATGACGAAAGAATTAAGGATGACATTTTTAATAACTATTTTGCCTTTAACGCCGAGACACAACAGGAGCAGCAGGATTATTTAAATGGAAAATTGAGTATTGAAGAAGTTTCTAAGAGAATCATCCAGAATGAACCTTACAGAAATTCACTTGATCAAAAAGGGACTGACCTTTTAACAGCATTCAGGGGAACCTTGGTGAATAAGGACAGACAGACTCAGGATGTTTTGATCTCTTCAATGATTTACAACTTCGTTTATAATGAAATTGGTAAAAAAGATTACCCCAACGCGTTCTATTTCAACGGAAAAGTTGAACTGGCAGGTAATTTATTAAGCTTATTCAACAAGAAAGATGATGGTGGCGGGCTTGTTACAGGACCTCAAAGAACAATCTTTGGAATTCCGTATGCGCAATTCGTCAAGTTTGATGTTGATGTCAGAAAATATTTTAAATTCAACGGCAATCAGACATTGGTTCTTCGTCAGTTCGTTGGAGTTGGAATCCCGTATGGAAATTCTGAAGACATGCCTATTATCAAGTCTTACTTTAACGGAGGATCCAATGATATCAGAGCATGGGTGGCATTTGGAGGATTAGGTCCGGCAGACTCTCAGGTAGATGAAAGAGTGCGTACCTATATGACAGACAATGTAAAGCTTACCACAAATATTGAATATAGAATCCCCTTCAACAAGATGTATGAGGGAGCATTATTTACGGATATTGGAAATACATGGAGCCTTCGTAATTACAATGACGGCTACGGAGATGAATTTAAATTCAATAAATTCCTGGGGCAAGTGGGTGTTGGTAGTGGATTTGGCTTAAGAATAAATGTAGCCTACATTACATTCAGATTAGACTTTGCTTATAAGATGTATGATCCTAATAAAGCTGAAGGTGACAGATGGAGAATTAAAAACTTCCAGCCTTTCAAACCGACCGTTAACTTTGCATTCGGATATCCTTTCTAA